In the Engystomops pustulosus chromosome 2, aEngPut4.maternal, whole genome shotgun sequence genome, one interval contains:
- the LOC140119695 gene encoding transcription termination factor 2-like isoform X2, with amino-acid sequence MEKVRCPDHGVVCLLKTGTREGPNKGRSFYVCPANHGLGCAFSRPTDLPPSHCLLHEDAALDLQALVKQDSGAYRLYYRCINSDGKKFCGSVPWKEESKGKLKPTCDLPSEMVEKPQRNPFRVINEGPRPVPWRQMCEERKRSSEESGEEKTGEDLKKTDQGMGDGDRKNSSEVRPDGDRKKGSEVRPDGDRMKSSEVRPDGDRKKSSEVRPDGDRMKCSEVRPDGDQKKSSEVRPDGDQKKSSEVRTDGDRMKSSEVRPDGDRKKGSEVRPDGDQMKGSEVRPDGDQKKSSEVRPDGDQKKSSEVRPDGHQKKSSEVRPDGHQKKSSEVRPDGDRKKSSEVRPDGDRMKGSEVRPDGDQKKSSEVRPDGDQKKSSEVRTDGDRMKSSEVRPDGDRKKGSEVRPDGDRMKGSEVRPDGDRIKGSEVRPDGDRKKSSEVRPDGDRKKGSEVRPDGDRKKGSEVRPDGDRKKGSEVRPDGDRKKGSEVRPDGDRKKSSEVRPDGDRKKSSEVRPDGDRKKSSEVRPDGDRKKSSEVRPDGDRMKSSEVRPDGDRMKGSEVRTGDIVERTPEDTTRSSEVVRMDPPRSGGPAAAHPAEASFQGWREKELPAGLKIRQKVSPGVPRVPSLEEDDDVVFVSSRPGNEAPRTSGGGAQRTITSFPGFTAQTEGPSSATLHSTLSTQLQQKKATLASVNLKALPDGGERLRRQVQELEDALGAMALTPAAAEPQTGSTGPKVPLVPVRPPGSGGPPEGSRGVKPLSFHELPPSSTMGLQGLTLSQNLSSLYGVVPQFQSLYGGRMTEERLYAVRNATSEAIDHLHKSLESCPGPEDTTQDPRGLKVPLLLHQKQGLAWLQWREAQRPQGGILADDMGLGKTLTMIALILSQKQRQKVEKTEEKRLESWISRTDSSLVASRGTLIICPASLVHHWKKEVEKRVSEGRLTVYLYHGANRDKDCQRLAQYDIVVTTYSLVSKEIPAKKEEGDAPAQDQDLEDRAASSPLLRVAWARIILDEAHNIKNPKVQTSIAVCKLRAGARWAVTGTPIQNNLLDLYSLLRFLRCSPFDEYKLWKSQVDNGSRKGGERLTILTKSLLLRRTKEQLDHKGRPLVELPQRRCERHELKLSSQEQAVYDVIFARSKSTLQNYLKRHEGGAPAAPRPADNPFDRVAREFGSSPGDVSAPAQGSSTVHILSLLLRLRQCCCHLSLLKTTLDQLELKNEGLTLTLEEQLNALTLCDLQTSDPKSTVSLNGTNFQAELFESDSGSTKVDALLSELKSITSSSVPQKSVIVSQWTSMLKIVAVHLKRMGISYATIDGSINPKLRMDVVEEFNNNPRGPQVMLVSLCAGGVGLNLIGGNHLFLMDMHWNPALEDQACDRIYRVGQRKDVVIHRFVCQGTVEEKITQLQEKKKELAKKVLTGNGSTFTKLTLADLRLLFGV; translated from the exons GAGTCCAAGGGCAAACTAAAGCCAACATGTGACCTTCCCTCAGAGATGGTGGAGAAACCTCAGAGGAACCCATTCCGAGTGATCAACGAGGGCCCAAGACCCGTCCCATGGAGACAGATGTGTGAGGAGCGGAAGAGGAGCTCTGAGGAGAGCGGTGAGGAAAAAACTGGTGAAGACCTGAAGAAGACTGACCAAGGCATGGGTGATGGTGACCGGAAGAACAGCTCCGAGGTCAGGCCTGATGGTGACCGGAAGAAGGGCTCCGAGGTCAGGCCTGATGGTGACCGGATGAAAAGCTCCGAGGTCAGGCCTGATGGTGACCGGAAGAAGAGCTCCGAGGTCAGGCCTGATGGTGACCGGATGAAGTGCTCCGAGGTCAGGCCTGATGGTGACCAGAAGAAGAGCTCCGAGGTCAGGCCTGATGGTGACCAGAAGAAGAGCTCCGAGGTCAGGACTGATGGTGACCGGATGAAGAGCTCCGAGGTCAGGCCTGATGGTGACCGGAAGAAGGGCTCCGAGGTCAGGCCTGATGGTGACCAGATGAAGGGCTCCGAGGTCAGGCCTGATGGTGACCAGAAGAAGAGCTCCGAGGTCAGGCCTGATGGTGACCAGAAGAAGAGCTCCGAGGTCAGGCCTGATGGTCACCAGAAGAAGAGCTCCGAGGTCAGGCCTGATGGTCACCAGAAGAAGAGCTCCGAGGTCAGGCCTGATGGTGACCGGAAGAAGAGCTCCGAGGTCAGGCCTGATGGTGACCGGATGAAGGGCTCCGAGGTCAGGCCTGATGGTGACCAGAAGAAGAGCTCCGAGGTCAGGCCTGATGGTGACCAGAAGAAGAGCTCCGAGGTCAGGACTGATGGTGACCGGATGAAGAGCTCCGAGGTCAGGCCTGATGGTGACCGGAAGAAGGGCTCCGAGGTCAGGCCTGATGGTGACCGGATGAAGGGCTCCGAGGTCAGGCCTGATGGTGACCGGATAAAGGGCTCCGAGGTCAGGCCTGATGGTGACCGGAAGAAGAGCTCCGAGGTCAGGCCTGATGGTGACCGGAAGAAGGGCTCCGAGGTCAGGCCTGATGGTGACCGGAAGAAGGGCTCCGAGGTCAGGCCTGATGGTGACCGGAAGAAGGGCTCCGAGGTCAGGCCTGATGGTGACCGGAAGAAGGGCTCCGAG GTCAGGCCTGATGGTGACCGGAAGAAGAGCTCCGAGGTCAGGCCTGATGGTGACCGGAAGAAGAGCTCCGAGGTCAGGCCTGATGGTGACCGGAAGAAGAGCTCCGAGGTCAGGCCTGATGGTGACCGGAAGAAGAGCTCCGAGGTCAGGCCTGACGGTGACCGGATGAAGAGCTCCGAGGTCAGGCCTGATGGTGACCGGATGAAGGGCTCCGAGGTCAGGACTGGAGACATTGTGGAGAGGACCCCAGAGGACACAACAAGGAGTTCAGAGGTTGTGAGGATGGATCCTCCCAGAAGTGGTGGACCGGCTGCAGCCCACCCTGCAGAAGCTTCATTCCAGGGGTGGAGAGAGAAGGAGCTGCCTGCCGGCCTCAAGATCAGACAGAAGGTGTCCCCGGGGGTCCCCAGGGTCCCGTCCTtggaagaggatgatgatgtTGTGTTTGTGAGCTCTCGGCCTGGAAACGAGGCCCCAAGGACATCAGGAGGAGGAGCACAAAGGACCATCACCTCATTCCCAGGCTTCACCGCCCAGACAGAGGGTCCGAGCTCAGCCACCCTGCACTCCACGCTCTCCACTCAGCTGCAGCAGAAGAAG GCTACTCTGGCATCCGTAAACCTGAAGGCGTTGCCAGATGGAGGAGAGCGGCTCCGGAGAcaagtgcaggagctggaggatgcACTGGGGGCGATGGCTCTGACTCCTGCAGCTGCTGAACCCCAAACAG gTTCTACAGGTCCAAAGGTCCCACTTGTTCCTGTCCGGCCCCCCGGCAGCGGCGGCCCCCCAGAGGGCAGTCGGGGGGTGAAGCCTCTCAGCTTCCATGAGCTTCCTCCCAGCAGCACGATGGGCCTGCAAGGGTTAACGCTGAGCCAGAACCTGAGCAGTCTGTATGGAG TGGTCCCGCAGTTTCAGAGTCTGTACGGCGGGAGGATGACGGAGGAGCGGCTCTACGCTGTGAGGAACGCCACCAGCGAGGCCATCGATCACCTGCACAAGAGCCTGGAGTCCTGCCCGGGGCCCGAGGACACGACACAGGACCCCCGAGGGCTGAAG GTCCCGCTGCTCCTGCACCAGAAACAAGGCCTGGCCTGGCTGCAGTGGAGGGAGGCGCAGCGCCCCCAGGGGGGGATCCTGG CGGATGACATGGGGCTGGGGAAGACGCTGACCATGATCGCCCTCATCCTGAGCCAGAAGCAGCGGCAGAAGGTGGAGAAGACGGAGGAGAAGCGTCTGGAGTCCTGGATCTCCAGGACCG ACTCCTCCCTGGTGGCCTCCCGTGGCACGCTCATCATCTGCCCCGCGTCACTCGTCCATCACTGGAAGAAGGAGGTGGAGAAGAGGGTGAGCGAGGGAAGACTGACCGTCTACCTGTACCACGGCGCCAACCGCGACAAGGACTGCCAGCG GTTGGCGCAGTATGACATCGTGGTGACCACCTACAGCCTTGTTTCCAAGGAGATCCCGGCCAAGAAGGAGGAGGGGGACGCCCCGGCCCAGGACCAGGACCTGGAG GACCGGGCGGCCTCCTCGCCTCTGCTACGTGTGGCCTGGGCTCGCATTATCCTGGACGAGGCGCACAACATCAAGAACCCCAAAGTGCAGACGTCCATCGCTGTGTGCAAGCTGAGAGCCGGAGCCCGCTGGGCCGTGACCGGGACCCCCATCCAGAACAACCTGCTGGACCTGTACTCCCTGCTACG GTTCCTGCGATGTTCCCCCTTTGATGAGTACAAGCTGTGGAAGAGTCAGGTGGACAATGGGAGCCGCAAGGGCGGAGAGCGACTGACGATCCTGACCAAGAGCCTCCTGCTGCGGAGGACCAAGGAGCAGCTGGACCACAAGGGGCGCCCCCTG GTGGAGCTCCCCCAGAGGAGATGTGAGCGCCATGAGCTGAAGCTTTCCTCCCAGGAGCAGGCCGTGTACGACGTCATATTCGCCCGCTCCAA ATCAACGCTGCAGAATTACCTGAAGAGACACGAGGGAGGAGCCCCCGCAGCACCCAGACCCGCAGACAATCCCTTCGATAGAG TGGCTCGGGAGTTCGGCTCCAGTCCGGGTGATGTTTCGGCTCCGGCGCAGGGATCCAGCACCGTCCACATCCTGTCGCTTCTGCTGCGCCTGCGCCAGTGCTGCTGCCACTTATCTCTGCTCAAGACG ACCCTGGACCAGCTGGAGCTGAAGAATGAGGGTCTGACCCTGACCCTGGAGGAGCAGCTCAATGCCCTGACCCTGTGTGACCTCCAGACCTCTGACCCCAAGTCCACAGTCTCTTTAAACGGAACCAACTTCCAGGCAGAACTGTTTGAGAGCGACAGCGGGAGCACCAAG GTCGATGCTCTTCTCTCCGAACTGAAAAGCATAACCTCCAGCTCCGTCCCCCAGAAGAG CGTCATCGTGTCGCAGTGGACCAGCATGCTGAAGATTGTGGCCGTCCATCTGAAACGCATGGGCATCTCTTATGCCACCATCGATGGTTCCATCAATCCGAAGCTGCGGATGGACGTGGTGGAAGAGTTCAATAACAACCCCCGGGGGCCGCAG GTCATGCTGGTCTCGCTCTGTGCCGGAGGTGTGGGCCTGAACCTGATTGGTGGAAACCATCTCTTCCTGATGGACATGCACTG GAATCCGGCACTGGAGGATCAGGCCTGTGACCGCATCTACCGGGTGGGACAGCGCAAGGACGTGGTGATCCACAG GTTTGTCTGTCAGGGGACGGTGGAGGAGAAGATCACTCAGCTGCAGGAGAAGAAAAAGGAATTGGCCAAGAAGGTTCTGACCGGCAATGGCAGCACCTTCACAAAGCTGACCCTGGCTGACCTGCGCCTGTTGTTCGGGGTGTAG